A part of Cystobacter fuscus DSM 2262 genomic DNA contains:
- a CDS encoding sensor histidine kinase, whose product MWLPRVLRTANFRLALSYAAVFGLSVFLLGVIVFFGVRASIEQQLRGEIEAEVGQLLVDYRDDGLEELRHDIRERIEANPARRLHYYMQSPDGRVVFDPLRAIPTPDGWHTVRVKAEGGKGARTSVLLRALTLDGGYKLAVAADLSLLHEAERAIRQAFGWAFLFTLVAGALGGLWIGQRFLAQVDEITRAADRIGKGDVAGRLPSRGTGDDLDQLAAVINRMLDRIQQLLESVRQVGTSIAHDLRTPLGHLRQKLEAMREDSVTPERREVLLDEALRQLDASLETFSSLLRIAEVESGSRRAGFETVCLSEVLESLVEVYQPVAEDNGQRFSANIHPSLQMRGDRGLLTQLFANLVENALRHSGPGSAIHLGLDVSDGGFAATVSDTGPGIDAAEYENVFKPFYRLDASRTRQGSGLGMSLVAAIASLHGLSLSLGDNRPGLKVTVTGATGPGGLRRG is encoded by the coding sequence ATGTGGCTTCCTAGGGTCCTCCGGACGGCGAACTTCCGCCTCGCCCTGAGCTACGCGGCGGTCTTCGGCCTGTCCGTCTTCCTCCTGGGAGTGATCGTCTTCTTCGGCGTGCGCGCCTCCATCGAGCAGCAGTTGCGCGGCGAGATCGAAGCGGAGGTTGGCCAGCTCCTGGTGGACTACCGGGACGACGGGCTGGAAGAGCTCCGCCACGACATCCGGGAGCGGATCGAGGCGAACCCCGCCCGGCGGCTGCACTACTACATGCAGAGCCCGGACGGCCGCGTGGTGTTCGATCCGCTGCGTGCCATTCCCACTCCCGATGGCTGGCACACCGTCCGGGTGAAGGCCGAGGGAGGCAAGGGCGCCAGGACGTCGGTGTTGCTCCGGGCGCTCACGTTGGATGGGGGATACAAGCTGGCGGTGGCCGCCGACCTCTCCCTGCTCCACGAGGCCGAGCGGGCGATACGTCAGGCGTTTGGTTGGGCCTTCCTGTTCACCCTGGTGGCGGGGGCCCTGGGGGGACTGTGGATCGGCCAGCGCTTCCTGGCCCAGGTGGATGAGATCACCCGGGCTGCGGACCGGATCGGCAAGGGGGATGTGGCGGGGCGGCTTCCCTCCCGGGGGACCGGGGACGACCTGGACCAGCTCGCCGCCGTCATCAACCGCATGCTGGATCGCATCCAGCAGCTCCTGGAGAGCGTGCGGCAGGTGGGCACCAGCATCGCCCATGATTTGCGTACGCCGCTCGGACACCTGCGGCAGAAGCTGGAGGCGATGCGCGAGGACTCCGTCACCCCCGAGCGGCGGGAGGTGCTGCTCGACGAGGCGCTGAGGCAACTGGATGCCAGCCTCGAGACCTTCTCTTCCCTGCTGCGCATCGCCGAGGTGGAGTCCGGCTCACGCCGCGCGGGCTTCGAGACCGTGTGCCTCTCCGAAGTCCTGGAGAGCCTCGTGGAGGTCTACCAGCCCGTCGCCGAGGACAACGGGCAGCGCTTCTCGGCGAACATCCATCCCTCGCTCCAGATGCGGGGCGATCGCGGCCTGTTGACGCAGCTCTTCGCCAATCTGGTGGAGAATGCCCTGCGTCACTCGGGGCCGGGCAGCGCCATCCACCTGGGCCTGGACGTCTCGGACGGGGGCTTCGCGGCGACCGTGTCCGACACGGGCCCGGGAATCGACGCGGCCGAGTACGAGAATGTCTTCAAGCCCTTCTACCGGTTGGATGCGAGCCGCACCCGCCAGGGCAGTGGACTGGGAATGAGTCTGGTGGCGGCCATCGCTTCCCTGCACGGTCTCTCGCTGTCGCTCGGAGACAACCGGCCCGGTTTGAAGGTGACGGTCACCGGGGCCACGGGACCCGGCGGACTGCGCCGCGGTTGA
- a CDS encoding winged helix-turn-helix domain-containing protein has protein sequence MRVLLIEDDTETAEYIRRGLGELGHGVDHAKDGHEGLMMATSGGYDVLVIDRMLPKLDGISLLKVLREGGTRTPVLFLTAMGSIEDRVKGLESGGDDYLVKPFAFSELHARLVSLCRRPPLQEVRTVLTLADLEMDLLKRTVVRAGKVIELQPTEFRLLEYLLRHAGRVVTRTMLLEHVWNFNFDPKTSVVETHISRLRAKLDRGFDSGLLHTVRGAGYKLDVAS, from the coding sequence GTGCGCGTGCTGCTGATCGAGGATGACACGGAGACCGCGGAGTACATCCGCCGTGGCCTGGGCGAGCTCGGCCACGGGGTCGATCATGCGAAGGATGGCCACGAGGGCCTGATGATGGCGACGAGTGGCGGCTACGACGTGCTCGTCATCGACCGGATGCTGCCCAAGCTGGATGGCATCTCCCTGCTCAAGGTGTTGCGTGAGGGCGGCACCCGGACGCCGGTGCTCTTCCTCACCGCCATGGGGAGCATCGAGGACCGGGTGAAGGGGCTGGAGTCGGGGGGCGATGACTACCTGGTGAAGCCCTTCGCGTTCTCCGAACTCCACGCCCGCCTCGTCTCGCTGTGCCGCCGCCCGCCGTTGCAGGAGGTACGCACCGTCCTCACGCTCGCCGACCTGGAGATGGACCTCCTCAAGCGCACGGTGGTGCGCGCGGGCAAGGTGATCGAGCTGCAACCCACGGAGTTCCGGCTGCTGGAGTACCTGCTGCGCCACGCCGGCCGCGTCGTCACGCGCACGATGCTGCTGGAGCACGTCTGGAACTTCAATTTCGATCCGAAGACGAGCGTCGTCGAGACGCATATCAGCCGCCTGCGCGCCAAGTTGGACCGGGGGTTCGACTCGGGACTGCTCCACACGGTGCGAGGCGCGGGATACAAGCTCGATGTGGCTTCCTAG
- a CDS encoding glycoside hydrolase family 97 catalytic domain-containing protein produces MLNTVVPESSSAAENPPRTLIAESSWTITAPLAGAPSARVELNASSGTLTLSAFRGVQTVLAPAALGLRTTQADLTRGLSPLGRGDRLVLERYTMTTGKRRVRSAVMTETRLAFANASGARLDLLVRVSADGVAYRYEVPDPAGVTVTSEASAFSVPATSTAWLLPYNAQYEQARIETTAGAAPARDYGYPSLFKVGDSFVLLTESDVDGRYAGSRLVHEGSGSYQVVLADAQIHSSGALRTPWRTAIIGDLATVTESTLVDDLASPSRFTDTSWIHPGKSAWSWLSENSSPGDFERQKAYVDFAARNGWSYVLVDEGWSSTWVPELTRYARAKGVDILLWFHWTRLDTPLERDSWLPLVRSWGVKGVKVDFMESDSQSRYQWYDAVLERTAQLQLMINFHGSTIPHGLARTWPHVMTMESVRGAENWPSPNTNPVQVFTRNVVGSMDYTPVTFEATHRQTSIAHEVALSVAYESGWQHLADKPEVYERHPRALRFLNQVPTTWDETRFVAGNPSNEAVIARRKGDRWFVGAIAAGEPRTVSAPLRFLGVGLWLVEVVRDDAGEQRTDVLRDRWIMSPFNTLSVDVRRHGGFAAIICRYIPGRQSCDEPIRQIPPSELTVTPTGPVEVESGSFVEVSATFTAPASTWIRDVEFGVRPPIGWSAQGAKLTRSFMAPGESLQGRWTLRLEPGGGNDRLGDIDLPIAAEFRLPGDAAGTPRVHVEQAVRTFVVPPVPTGSPYVSDLPFLSESNGYGPVERDRSNGEADGGDGNPLSMGGVTYARGLGAHAPSEVSIYLGRNCQSFTADIGLDDETTQTGSVTFKVLGDGGVLYDSGVIRSKGPARSISVGVSGVRMLSLQVTDGGDGKNFDHADWANARLSCDES; encoded by the coding sequence TTGCTCAACACCGTGGTCCCGGAGAGCAGCTCCGCCGCCGAAAACCCTCCCCGGACGCTCATCGCGGAGAGCTCCTGGACGATCACCGCGCCCCTGGCGGGTGCTCCCTCCGCGAGAGTGGAACTCAATGCCTCGAGCGGAACGCTGACCCTGTCCGCGTTCCGGGGCGTCCAGACGGTCCTTGCTCCGGCGGCGCTGGGTCTGCGAACCACCCAGGCCGATCTCACCCGGGGGCTGAGCCCGCTGGGGCGCGGCGATCGACTGGTGCTCGAGCGGTACACCATGACGACCGGGAAACGGCGCGTCCGCTCGGCGGTGATGACCGAGACACGGCTGGCCTTCGCGAACGCCAGCGGTGCGCGTCTGGACTTGCTCGTCAGGGTTTCCGCGGATGGAGTCGCCTATCGTTACGAGGTTCCCGACCCGGCCGGGGTCACGGTGACGAGCGAGGCCTCCGCGTTCTCGGTGCCGGCCACCTCCACCGCGTGGCTCCTGCCCTACAACGCGCAGTACGAACAGGCCCGGATCGAGACGACGGCGGGCGCCGCGCCGGCCCGTGACTACGGCTACCCCTCCCTGTTCAAGGTCGGCGACAGCTTCGTGCTGCTCACCGAGTCCGATGTGGACGGCCGCTATGCTGGCAGCCGGCTCGTGCACGAGGGGTCCGGCTCCTACCAGGTCGTGCTGGCCGATGCGCAGATCCACTCCTCGGGAGCGCTGCGGACCCCCTGGCGCACCGCGATCATCGGCGACCTCGCCACGGTGACCGAGTCGACCCTGGTGGATGACCTCGCCTCCCCCTCCCGGTTCACCGACACCTCGTGGATCCACCCCGGCAAGTCCGCCTGGTCCTGGTTGAGCGAGAACTCGAGCCCGGGCGACTTCGAGCGGCAGAAGGCCTACGTGGACTTCGCCGCGCGCAACGGCTGGTCCTACGTCCTGGTCGACGAGGGCTGGAGCAGCACCTGGGTGCCCGAGCTGACCCGCTACGCACGCGCCAAGGGGGTCGACATCCTGCTGTGGTTCCACTGGACCCGGCTGGACACCCCACTGGAGCGCGACTCCTGGCTGCCGCTGGTGCGCTCCTGGGGCGTCAAGGGCGTCAAGGTCGACTTCATGGAGTCCGACTCCCAGTCGCGCTACCAGTGGTACGACGCCGTGCTGGAGCGGACCGCTCAGCTGCAGCTGATGATCAACTTCCACGGCTCGACCATCCCGCATGGTCTGGCGCGCACCTGGCCGCACGTGATGACCATGGAGTCCGTCCGGGGTGCGGAGAACTGGCCGTCGCCGAACACCAACCCGGTGCAGGTCTTCACCCGCAACGTGGTCGGCTCGATGGACTACACCCCGGTCACCTTCGAGGCCACGCACCGGCAGACGTCGATCGCACACGAAGTGGCGCTGTCGGTGGCCTACGAGTCCGGATGGCAGCACCTCGCCGACAAGCCGGAAGTCTACGAGCGCCATCCGCGAGCGCTGCGTTTCCTCAACCAGGTTCCGACGACGTGGGACGAGACGCGGTTCGTGGCGGGCAATCCCAGCAACGAAGCGGTGATCGCCCGGCGCAAGGGGGACCGGTGGTTCGTCGGGGCGATCGCGGCCGGTGAGCCGCGAACGGTTTCCGCGCCGCTGCGCTTCCTCGGCGTGGGCCTGTGGCTCGTGGAGGTGGTCCGTGACGACGCTGGCGAGCAGCGCACCGACGTGCTCAGGGACCGGTGGATCATGAGCCCGTTCAACACGCTATCGGTGGACGTGCGCCGCCACGGTGGGTTCGCGGCCATCATCTGCCGCTACATCCCGGGCCGGCAGAGCTGTGACGAGCCCATCCGGCAGATTCCTCCGAGCGAGCTGACCGTCACGCCGACCGGGCCGGTGGAGGTCGAGAGCGGCTCCTTCGTGGAGGTCTCCGCGACCTTCACCGCTCCCGCGAGCACGTGGATCCGCGACGTCGAATTCGGCGTTCGTCCTCCCATCGGCTGGTCGGCCCAGGGCGCGAAGCTCACCCGGTCCTTCATGGCTCCCGGGGAGAGCCTGCAGGGGCGCTGGACGCTCCGGCTCGAGCCGGGGGGTGGAAACGACAGGCTCGGCGACATCGACCTTCCGATCGCGGCGGAGTTCCGGTTGCCCGGCGATGCGGCGGGCACGCCACGAGTGCATGTGGAGCAGGCCGTGCGGACCTTCGTCGTACCGCCAGTACCCACCGGTAGCCCCTATGTCAGCGACCTTCCGTTCCTCTCCGAGAGCAATGGGTACGGCCCGGTCGAACGAGACCGGTCCAACGGTGAGGCGGACGGAGGCGACGGCAATCCGCTGTCCATGGGAGGGGTCACCTACGCCAGGGGCCTGGGCGCGCACGCGCCCTCGGAGGTGTCGATCTACCTCGGCCGGAACTGCCAGAGCTTCACGGCCGACATCGGGCTCGACGACGAAACCACTCAGACGGGCTCGGTGACCTTCAAGGTGCTCGGTGATGGCGGGGTGCTGTATGACAGCGGCGTCATCCGGAGCAAGGGGCCGGCCAGGTCGATCTCCGTCGGCGTCTCCGGCGTGCGCATGCTGAGCCTTCAGGTCACCGATGGAGGCGACGGCAAGAACTTCGACCACGCCGACTGGGCGAACGCCCGGTTGTCGTGCGACGAATCCTAG
- a CDS encoding PepSY domain-containing protein, with protein MRMNNLLVACLLGVGLVADAVAASHASELRMLAQTKISLQQAIDAAQRHQGGQALEASLDDDSFKPVYEVSIVKDNRVFDVWVDGVDGKVLGAREDVKD; from the coding sequence ATGCGGATGAACAACCTCCTCGTCGCGTGCTTGCTGGGAGTGGGTCTCGTGGCGGACGCGGTCGCCGCTTCCCATGCGAGCGAGCTCAGGATGCTCGCGCAGACGAAGATCAGCCTGCAGCAGGCCATCGACGCGGCCCAGCGGCATCAGGGCGGACAGGCCCTCGAGGCGTCGCTCGACGATGACAGCTTCAAGCCCGTCTACGAGGTCAGCATCGTCAAGGACAACCGCGTCTTCGACGTCTGGGTGGATGGCGTGGATGGTAAGGTGCTCGGTGCCCGCGAGGACGTGAAGGACTAG
- a CDS encoding GNAT family N-acetyltransferase — MIAPGPTLETARLILRPIALEDLDGFATLIGDPESARFLGGVQPRSVAWRAMSAMAGSWALQGFSMFSVLEKTTGRWVGRVGPWMPEGWPGPEVGWGLLREFWGRGYATEAATAAMDWAFDHLDWTRVIHSIAPDNKPSQEVARRLGSPLLGPGKLPPPYDSSPIELWGQSREQWRARKK, encoded by the coding sequence ATGATTGCCCCTGGACCTACGCTCGAAACCGCGCGTCTCATCCTGCGTCCCATCGCGCTGGAAGACCTGGATGGCTTCGCGACCCTCATTGGCGATCCGGAGTCCGCGCGCTTCCTGGGAGGCGTGCAGCCGCGCTCGGTGGCGTGGCGGGCCATGAGCGCCATGGCGGGCTCGTGGGCGCTGCAGGGGTTCTCCATGTTCTCCGTGCTGGAGAAGACGACGGGCCGGTGGGTGGGACGGGTGGGGCCCTGGATGCCGGAGGGGTGGCCGGGGCCGGAGGTCGGCTGGGGTCTGCTGCGCGAGTTCTGGGGGCGAGGCTACGCCACCGAGGCGGCGACGGCGGCGATGGACTGGGCGTTCGACCACCTCGACTGGACGCGGGTGATTCACTCCATCGCTCCGGACAACAAGCCATCACAAGAGGTCGCCCGCCGCCTGGGTTCGCCCCTGCTGGGACCTGGGAAGCTGCCGCCGCCCTACGACTCTTCTCCGATAGAACTGTGGGGACAGAGCCGTGAGCAATGGCGGGCGAGGAAGAAGTAG